A single window of Archangium gephyra DNA harbors:
- a CDS encoding TolC family protein, producing MRTLLPLLTLLLAASPAWAQQRVLTLDEALRTAAERQPQLRQAQANTTAANARVDQNFSSLLPQVSANLTYQRSLSENGTVNTTTPSGFISREGFNVGASVSQLLWDFGRTTGRWRSAQQSAQAQKQTENQTSLDVLANVQTAYFNALAQQALVQVAQETLDNEKARLGQVNAQVQVGTRPEIDLLQQRTAVANAQVQLIQARNNAATSRAQLNQAMGLEGSTDYTVQDAVVAPVEGEALAVDALVDTALQGRPELAASEYQLRAQELQISATRGGYWPRLSASVSGSQAGADPTKLQWGLNGQVGLSWPLFEGGITRAQVREQEANLTNLQAQRDALRQQVRLEVERAQLAVNAASESVSATEEALANARERLRLAEGRYRAGVGNIIELSDAQLSATNAAVQRVQATYNLATARTELARALGRQPGPTG from the coding sequence ATGCGAACCCTTCTGCCCCTTCTCACCCTGCTGCTCGCCGCCAGTCCGGCGTGGGCCCAGCAGCGCGTGCTCACCCTGGACGAGGCCCTGCGCACCGCCGCCGAGCGGCAGCCGCAGCTGCGCCAGGCCCAGGCCAACACCACCGCGGCCAACGCCCGCGTGGACCAGAACTTCTCCTCGCTGCTGCCCCAGGTGAGCGCCAACCTCACCTACCAGCGCTCCCTGTCCGAGAACGGCACGGTGAACACGACGACTCCCTCCGGCTTCATCAGCCGCGAGGGCTTCAACGTGGGCGCCTCCGTCAGCCAGCTCCTCTGGGACTTCGGCCGCACCACGGGCCGGTGGCGCTCCGCCCAGCAGTCCGCCCAGGCGCAGAAGCAGACGGAGAACCAGACGTCCCTGGACGTGCTGGCCAACGTGCAGACCGCCTACTTCAACGCCCTGGCGCAGCAGGCGCTGGTGCAGGTGGCCCAGGAGACGCTGGACAACGAGAAGGCGCGCCTGGGGCAGGTCAACGCCCAGGTGCAGGTGGGCACCCGGCCGGAGATCGACCTGCTGCAGCAGCGCACGGCGGTGGCCAACGCCCAGGTGCAGCTCATCCAGGCGCGCAACAACGCCGCCACCAGCCGGGCGCAGCTCAACCAGGCCATGGGCCTGGAGGGCTCCACCGACTACACCGTCCAGGACGCGGTGGTGGCCCCCGTGGAGGGCGAGGCCCTGGCCGTGGACGCGCTGGTGGACACCGCCCTCCAGGGCCGGCCCGAGCTGGCCGCGAGCGAGTACCAGCTGCGCGCCCAGGAGCTGCAAATCTCCGCCACGCGCGGCGGCTACTGGCCGAGGCTCTCCGCCTCCGTGTCGGGCTCTCAGGCGGGCGCGGACCCGACGAAGCTCCAGTGGGGGCTCAACGGCCAGGTGGGCCTGAGCTGGCCCCTCTTCGAGGGCGGCATCACCCGCGCCCAGGTGCGCGAGCAGGAGGCCAACCTCACCAACCTCCAGGCCCAGCGTGACGCGCTGCGCCAGCAGGTGCGGCTGGAGGTGGAGCGCGCGCAGCTGGCGGTGAACGCCGCGAGCGAGAGCGTGTCCGCCACGGAGGAGGCGCTGGCCAATGCCCGCGAGCGGCTGCGGCTGGCCGAGGGCCGCTACCGCGCGGGGGTGGGCAACATCATCGAGCTGTCCGACGCGCAGCTCTCCGCCACCAACGCGGCCGTCCAACGTGTCCAGGCCACGTACAACCTGGCCACCGCGCGCACCGAGCTGGCGCGCGCCCTGGGGCGGCAGCCCGGTCCCACCGGGTGA
- a CDS encoding MFS transporter encodes MTVPNASQAPEQAQHTNIWKVAAASFIGTAVEWYDFFLYGTAAALIFNRLFFPSFDPLMGTLAAFATFAVGFVARPLGGIIFGHFGDKLGRKSMLSATLMIMGLATFAIGLLPTYETIGVGAPILLVLLRILQGFGLGGEWGGAVLMAVEHAPPNRRGFYGSWPQMGAPAGLLVANAVFSLFSRLPEEQFISWGWRVPFLFSAVLIGIGVFIRVSVAESPAFRAQQAAHQASKAQSAAPEKLPILEVLRTYPRQILLAMGARFAENGFFYIVTTFVLTYGTEQLKLEKSTMLNGVLAATTVHLVAIPAFGALSDVVGRRPVYLGGALGCALLAFPFFWLVDTRSTALIVVAISLGIIAHAAMYGPQASFFSELFGTRVRYSGASLGYQLASVFAGGLSPLTATFLLSQSGGKPWPVSLYMVGLALVTLVSVYLSAETFRGHLSEPAPTAPSEGAAGSGERREVA; translated from the coding sequence GTGACGGTACCCAACGCCTCCCAGGCGCCCGAGCAGGCCCAGCACACGAACATCTGGAAGGTGGCCGCCGCGAGCTTCATCGGCACCGCCGTGGAGTGGTACGACTTCTTCCTGTACGGGACGGCGGCGGCGCTCATCTTCAACCGCCTCTTCTTCCCGTCCTTCGATCCGTTGATGGGCACGCTGGCCGCGTTCGCCACCTTCGCGGTGGGCTTCGTGGCCCGGCCACTCGGCGGCATCATCTTCGGCCACTTCGGCGACAAGCTCGGGCGCAAGTCCATGCTCAGCGCCACGCTGATGATCATGGGCCTGGCCACGTTCGCCATCGGCCTGCTGCCCACGTACGAGACCATCGGCGTGGGGGCGCCCATCCTGCTGGTGCTGCTGCGCATCCTCCAGGGCTTCGGCCTGGGAGGAGAGTGGGGCGGCGCGGTGCTGATGGCCGTGGAGCACGCTCCCCCGAACCGGCGTGGCTTCTACGGGAGCTGGCCGCAGATGGGCGCGCCCGCGGGCCTGCTGGTGGCCAACGCCGTGTTCTCCCTCTTCTCCCGCCTGCCCGAGGAGCAGTTCATCTCGTGGGGCTGGCGCGTGCCCTTCCTCTTCAGCGCGGTGCTCATCGGCATTGGCGTCTTCATCCGCGTCAGCGTCGCCGAGTCCCCCGCCTTCCGCGCGCAGCAGGCCGCCCACCAGGCCTCCAAGGCCCAGAGCGCCGCTCCGGAGAAGCTCCCCATCCTCGAGGTGCTGCGCACCTACCCGCGGCAGATCCTCCTCGCCATGGGGGCGCGCTTCGCGGAGAACGGCTTCTTCTACATCGTCACCACGTTCGTCCTCACCTACGGCACCGAGCAGCTGAAGCTGGAGAAGTCCACCATGCTCAATGGCGTGCTCGCGGCCACCACCGTGCACCTGGTGGCCATTCCCGCCTTCGGGGCCCTGTCGGACGTGGTGGGGCGCCGCCCCGTCTACCTCGGCGGTGCCCTGGGCTGCGCGCTGCTCGCCTTCCCCTTCTTCTGGCTCGTCGATACCCGCTCCACGGCCCTCATCGTGGTGGCCATCTCGCTGGGCATCATCGCCCACGCGGCCATGTACGGGCCTCAGGCCAGCTTCTTCTCGGAGCTCTTCGGCACGCGCGTGCGCTACAGCGGCGCCTCGCTGGGCTATCAGCTCGCCTCCGTGTTCGCCGGTGGCCTGTCGCCCCTCACCGCCACCTTCCTGCTGTCCCAGTCCGGCGGCAAGCCCTGGCCCGTGTCGCTCTACATGGTGGGCCTGGCGCTCGTTACCCTCGTCTCCGTCTACCTCTCCGCAGAGACGTTCCGCGGGCACCTCTCGGAACCGGCCCCCACGGCCCCTTCTGAAGGAGCCGCGGGGAGCGGCGAGCGGCGCGAGGTGGCCTGA
- a CDS encoding 3-hydroxybutyrate dehydrogenase, which translates to MGELTGRTALVTGAASGIGRAVAEDLAARGARVLVSDLDEAGARAVAAAIPGAVAQRADVSSREECKALVARAQKEWDRLDILVNNAGLQHVSPVEEFPEERWEQMIRIMLVGPFVLTKHALPLMYARKWGRIINVSSLHGLVASPYKSAYVSAKHGLMGLTKTVALEAADKGVTVNAICPSYVRTPLVEKQIADQARVHGMTETEVIERVMLAPAAVKRLLEPSEVAAYVSFLCSEAAGGITGAAQVMDCGWTAR; encoded by the coding sequence ATGGGAGAGCTGACGGGAAGGACCGCGCTCGTGACGGGCGCGGCGAGTGGAATCGGCCGGGCGGTGGCCGAGGATCTGGCGGCGCGCGGCGCCCGGGTGCTGGTGTCGGACCTGGACGAGGCCGGCGCGCGCGCGGTGGCCGCGGCCATTCCGGGCGCTGTCGCGCAGCGGGCCGATGTGTCCTCGCGCGAGGAGTGCAAGGCCCTGGTGGCCCGGGCCCAGAAGGAATGGGACCGGCTCGACATCCTGGTGAACAACGCCGGGCTCCAGCACGTGTCTCCGGTGGAGGAGTTCCCGGAGGAGCGCTGGGAGCAGATGATCCGCATCATGCTGGTGGGGCCCTTCGTGTTGACGAAGCACGCCCTGCCGCTGATGTACGCGCGCAAGTGGGGACGCATCATCAACGTCTCCTCGCTGCACGGGCTGGTGGCCTCGCCGTACAAGTCCGCCTACGTCTCCGCCAAGCACGGCCTCATGGGGCTGACGAAGACGGTGGCGCTGGAGGCCGCGGACAAGGGCGTCACGGTCAACGCCATCTGCCCCAGCTACGTGCGCACGCCGCTGGTGGAGAAGCAGATCGCCGACCAGGCCCGCGTGCACGGCATGACGGAGACGGAGGTCATCGAGCGCGTCATGCTGGCCCCGGCGGCGGTGAAGCGCCTGCTGGAGCCGAGCGAGGTGGCCGCGTACGTGTCCTTCCTGTGCTCGGAGGCCGCGGGCGGCATCACCGGGGCCGCCCAGGTGATGGATTGCGGCTGGACGGCCCGCTGA
- a CDS encoding esterase/lipase family protein, with protein sequence MRMSRFSLRFYATGLAACALLACEKPNGNGNGNGDGEEDVVSVEACKKQISARHDELVAAGVDVANWSIHDAPEMADPGLTERQTPATYKQYDGKYRPLSNHPGCSIENLYYDKNNKAGSTPYTDGNNDGKWTGDGVFGGPNKATGHIDGDVARIPGYHCAAKEYVQNNEDTSKPIVILVHGNSTRPHSWEKFLLPAGTTINSAFEKVQFNPDTEARAQLAEALVADRYRVIAVDFRTDLIATVDPTGNSTTENAAGNIDHGWSTPILQSLVKAVMLNNPNRKVALVGHSLGVTVVRDALRRLYVEYVDGKPESVNPFTRVSHVILGSGANHGVSTYDSGLCTANPTMRGTIVCEMGSRSNYTQTYFHKPLNGPRDLFATPCADGDYAFGKTGQCGGNVVKYYTVTMTDIEQGANYQDFYVSESASRIDLPDCTVNKLTTLNDYDTSGYFNKGFIANHFGSLRSSAGLKLVMGYLAK encoded by the coding sequence ATGAGGATGTCCAGGTTCTCCCTCCGTTTCTATGCGACCGGTCTCGCGGCGTGCGCGCTGCTGGCGTGCGAGAAGCCCAACGGCAATGGCAACGGCAATGGAGACGGTGAGGAGGATGTCGTGTCGGTGGAGGCGTGCAAGAAGCAGATCTCCGCGCGTCACGACGAGCTGGTGGCCGCTGGAGTGGACGTGGCCAACTGGTCCATCCACGACGCGCCCGAGATGGCGGATCCCGGGCTCACGGAGCGGCAGACGCCCGCGACGTACAAGCAGTACGACGGCAAGTACCGTCCGCTGAGCAACCACCCCGGCTGCTCCATCGAGAACCTCTACTACGACAAGAACAACAAGGCCGGCTCCACGCCCTATACGGACGGCAACAACGACGGCAAGTGGACCGGCGACGGCGTCTTCGGCGGCCCCAACAAGGCGACCGGCCACATCGACGGGGACGTGGCCCGCATCCCCGGCTATCACTGCGCCGCCAAGGAGTACGTCCAGAACAACGAGGACACCTCCAAGCCCATCGTCATCCTGGTGCACGGCAACTCCACCCGGCCGCACTCCTGGGAGAAGTTCCTCCTGCCGGCGGGCACCACCATCAACTCCGCCTTCGAGAAGGTGCAGTTCAACCCGGACACCGAGGCGCGCGCGCAGCTGGCCGAGGCGCTGGTCGCCGATCGCTACCGCGTCATCGCCGTGGACTTCCGCACGGACCTGATCGCCACCGTGGACCCCACCGGCAACAGCACCACGGAGAACGCGGCGGGCAACATCGACCACGGCTGGTCCACGCCCATCCTCCAGTCCCTCGTCAAGGCGGTGATGCTCAACAACCCCAACCGCAAGGTGGCCCTCGTCGGCCACTCGCTGGGCGTGACGGTGGTGCGCGATGCGCTGCGCCGGCTGTACGTGGAGTACGTGGACGGCAAGCCGGAGTCCGTCAACCCCTTCACGCGGGTGAGCCACGTCATCCTCGGCTCGGGCGCCAACCACGGCGTGTCCACCTACGACAGCGGGCTGTGCACGGCCAACCCCACCATGCGTGGCACCATCGTTTGCGAGATGGGCAGCCGCTCCAACTACACGCAGACGTACTTCCACAAGCCGCTCAACGGCCCTCGCGATCTGTTCGCCACGCCGTGCGCGGACGGTGACTACGCCTTCGGCAAGACGGGCCAGTGCGGCGGCAACGTGGTGAAGTACTACACCGTCACCATGACGGACATCGAGCAGGGCGCCAACTACCAGGACTTCTACGTGTCCGAGTCCGCCTCGCGCATCGACCTGCCGGACTGCACGGTGAACAAGCTGACGACGCTCAACGACTACGACACCAGCGGGTACTTCAACAAGGGCTTCATCGCCAACCACTTCGGCTCCCTGCGCTCGTCGGCGGGCCTGAAGCTCGTCATGGGCTATCTGGCGAAGTAG